A single region of the Armatimonadota bacterium genome encodes:
- a CDS encoding PIG-L family deacetylase, whose translation MEFRTPGAQLYIPDGTPEPEAISRTTHMGISAHQDDLEIMSYAGIIECFQSDSKWYGGVIMTNGAGAPRADLYGEYTDEMMIEVRAKEQKKAAYVGEYSFQALLHYGSKALKDPACVDPTEELRDLLQIAQPEVIYTHNLADKHPTHVAVTITVIQACRLLPAELRPKQVLGCEVWRDLDWMIDKDKVVLDCTSHENLQASLLGVFDSQVCGGKRYDLATLGRRRAHATYHESHGVDVAELLNFAMDLTPLINDASLSPVDYVNAYIDRFKAEVEELISAVLP comes from the coding sequence ATGGAATTCCGAACACCCGGCGCACAACTGTACATTCCCGATGGAACCCCGGAGCCCGAGGCGATCAGCCGGACGACGCACATGGGCATTTCCGCGCACCAGGACGACCTGGAGATCATGTCCTACGCGGGCATCATCGAATGCTTCCAGAGCGACAGCAAGTGGTACGGCGGCGTCATCATGACCAACGGTGCCGGCGCGCCCCGCGCTGATCTCTACGGCGAGTACACGGATGAGATGATGATCGAGGTGCGCGCCAAGGAACAGAAGAAGGCCGCCTACGTGGGCGAGTACTCCTTCCAGGCGCTCCTTCACTACGGAAGCAAGGCTCTGAAGGATCCGGCCTGCGTGGACCCCACCGAGGAGCTTCGCGACCTGCTCCAGATCGCCCAGCCCGAGGTGATTTACACCCACAATCTGGCCGACAAGCACCCGACCCATGTCGCCGTGACCATCACGGTCATCCAGGCCTGCCGCCTACTCCCCGCCGAGCTCCGTCCGAAACAGGTCCTTGGCTGCGAGGTCTGGCGCGACCTAGACTGGATGATTGACAAGGACAAGGTCGTCCTGGACTGCACCAGCCATGAGAACCTGCAGGCTTCGCTCCTCGGCGTGTTCGACTCCCAGGTCTGCGGCGGAAAGCGCTATGATCTCGCGACCCTGGGGCGCCGCCGGGCACACGCGACCTATCACGAATCCCACGGCGTTGATGTGGCCGAACTGCTCAACTTCGCCATGGACCTGACGCCGCTCATCAACGACGCGAGCCTGTCGCCCGTGGATTATGTGAATGCATACATTGACCGGTTCAAGGCTGAGGTCGAGGAACTCATCAGCGCTGTGCTGCCATAG